A genome region from Hymenobacter tibetensis includes the following:
- the leuC gene encoding 3-isopropylmalate dehydratase large subunit translates to MAKSLFDKIWDAHVVKTAPGGLDIVYIDRHLIHEVTSPQAFDELEARNLPLYRPNRILATADHNVPTRNQHLPIEEPLSRSQVDKLTANCEKYGVELYGLGHARQGIVHVIGPELGLTLPGATIVCGDSHTSTHGAFGAVAFGIGTSQVAQVMATQCLLLSRPKRMRITVDGELRRGVTAKDLILYIISQLGTGGATGYFVEYAGSAVRGLSMEGRMTVCNMSIEMGARGGLIAPDATTFAYVEGRAYAPKGIVWEQAVAYWKTLYSDDDTVFDAEHHFSARDIAPMITYGTNPGMGIALNGNIPSEVAASESESFDKSLAYMGFQRGESLLGKEINYVFIGSCTNSRIEDLRAVAAYVQGKQKAKHVEAIIVPGSKQVEQQAISEGLDKILAEAGFELREPGCSACLAMNEDKIPAGAYCVATSNRNFEGRQGPGSRTLLASPLVAAITAVQGRIVDITQYLN, encoded by the coding sequence ATGGCCAAGTCCTTATTTGATAAAATTTGGGATGCGCACGTGGTAAAAACCGCGCCAGGCGGCTTGGATATCGTGTACATCGACCGGCACCTGATTCATGAGGTAACCAGCCCGCAGGCCTTCGACGAACTCGAAGCCCGCAACCTGCCGCTCTACCGCCCCAACCGCATCTTGGCTACCGCCGACCACAACGTTCCGACGCGCAACCAGCACCTCCCCATCGAGGAGCCGCTGTCTCGCTCGCAGGTGGATAAGTTGACTGCGAACTGCGAAAAGTACGGCGTAGAGCTGTATGGCTTGGGCCACGCCCGCCAGGGCATCGTGCACGTAATCGGGCCGGAATTGGGTTTGACGTTGCCCGGCGCTACCATCGTGTGCGGCGACAGCCACACCTCTACGCACGGCGCATTTGGCGCAGTGGCGTTCGGTATCGGTACCAGCCAGGTGGCGCAGGTAATGGCTACCCAGTGCTTGCTGCTGAGCCGCCCGAAGCGCATGCGCATCACTGTGGATGGCGAGTTGCGCCGCGGCGTGACGGCTAAAGACCTGATTCTCTATATTATCTCGCAGCTCGGTACCGGTGGTGCCACGGGCTATTTTGTTGAATACGCGGGTAGTGCTGTGCGCGGCCTGAGCATGGAAGGCCGGATGACGGTCTGCAACATGAGCATCGAAATGGGGGCGCGCGGCGGCCTTATTGCCCCCGATGCTACTACGTTTGCCTATGTCGAAGGCCGCGCCTACGCCCCGAAGGGCATTGTGTGGGAGCAGGCAGTAGCCTACTGGAAAACCCTGTATTCCGACGACGATACGGTGTTCGACGCCGAACACCACTTCAGCGCCCGCGACATTGCCCCGATGATAACCTACGGTACCAACCCCGGGATGGGCATTGCCTTGAACGGCAACATCCCAAGCGAGGTAGCTGCCAGCGAGTCTGAGAGCTTCGATAAGTCACTGGCCTACATGGGATTCCAGCGCGGTGAGTCGTTGTTGGGTAAGGAAATCAACTACGTGTTCATCGGCAGCTGCACCAACTCGCGCATCGAGGATTTGCGGGCGGTGGCGGCCTATGTGCAAGGCAAGCAGAAAGCCAAGCACGTGGAGGCCATCATCGTACCCGGTTCCAAGCAAGTCGAGCAGCAAGCCATTTCCGAGGGCTTAGACAAGATTCTGGCCGAAGCTGGTTTCGAGCTACGCGAGCCTGGTTGCAGTGCTTGCCTGGCCATGAATGAGGACAAGATTCCGGCTGGCGCGTACTGCGTGGCCACGTCCAACCGCAACTTCGAAGGCCGCCAAGGGCCGGGCTCGCGCACGTTGCTGGCATCGCCGCTGGTAGCGGCCATCACGGCCGTGCAAGGCCGCATTGTCGACATCACGCAGTACTTAAACTAA
- a CDS encoding 2-isopropylmalate synthase, giving the protein MAHQQIQIFDTTLRDGEQVPGCKLNREEKLVIARQLELLGVDVIEAGFPVSSPGDFAAVQAIAAQTREATVCGLSRAVENDIRVAAEALQKARYPRIHTGIGTSDVHILHKLCTTREDVLERAVAAVKLAKSFVEDVEFYAEDAGRTDNEFLARVCEAVIKAGATVLNIPDTTGYCLPQEYGAKIKFLQENVRGIENVRLSTHCHNDLGLATANSIAGVMNGARQIECTINGVGERAGNTALEEVVMILRQHPYLNLDTRINTRLLAETSAMVSHLMTMPVQPNKAIVGSNAFSHSSGIHQDGIIKHRETYEIIDPKEVGVADSSIVLTARSGRAALAYRLQKIGYDFEKITLNKAYACFLQLADRKREVVDEDLHALVEQEKLVAVN; this is encoded by the coding sequence ATGGCGCATCAGCAAATACAAATCTTTGATACTACGCTCCGCGACGGCGAACAAGTGCCGGGCTGCAAGCTAAACAGGGAAGAGAAACTTGTTATTGCTCGACAGCTAGAACTACTCGGCGTCGATGTAATTGAGGCCGGTTTTCCCGTTTCCAGCCCCGGCGACTTTGCCGCCGTGCAAGCCATAGCCGCTCAAACCCGCGAGGCTACCGTATGCGGCCTGTCCCGCGCCGTTGAAAACGACATCCGGGTAGCTGCCGAGGCGCTGCAAAAGGCCCGTTACCCACGCATCCACACCGGCATCGGTACTTCCGACGTGCACATCCTGCACAAGCTCTGTACCACCCGCGAAGACGTACTAGAACGTGCTGTTGCCGCGGTAAAGCTCGCTAAAAGCTTCGTGGAAGATGTGGAATTTTACGCCGAAGACGCTGGCCGTACCGACAACGAGTTTCTAGCCCGCGTGTGCGAGGCGGTTATTAAGGCCGGTGCTACCGTCCTCAACATCCCCGATACCACTGGTTACTGCTTGCCGCAGGAGTACGGTGCCAAAATCAAGTTCCTCCAGGAAAATGTGCGGGGCATTGAAAATGTGCGGCTCTCTACGCACTGCCACAATGATTTGGGGCTGGCCACGGCCAACTCTATTGCCGGCGTGATGAACGGTGCCCGTCAGATTGAATGCACCATCAACGGGGTAGGGGAGCGGGCCGGTAATACGGCGCTGGAGGAAGTGGTGATGATCTTGCGTCAGCACCCATACCTCAACCTCGATACCCGCATTAACACCCGCCTGCTAGCCGAAACTTCCGCCATGGTGTCGCACCTGATGACTATGCCGGTACAGCCCAACAAGGCGATTGTGGGTTCCAATGCGTTTTCGCATTCCAGCGGCATCCACCAAGACGGCATCATCAAGCACCGCGAAACCTACGAAATCATCGACCCCAAAGAAGTGGGCGTCGCCGATTCTTCGATTGTGCTCACAGCGCGTTCGGGCCGTGCGGCGCTGGCCTATCGGCTCCAGAAAATCGGGTACGACTTCGAGAAAATCACGCTCAACAAAGCCTACGCCTGCTTCCTCCAACTAGCCGACCGCAAGCGGGAGGTGGTGGACGAGGATTTGCACGCCTTGGTAGAACAGGAAAAACTGGTAGCAGTCAACTAA
- the ilvB gene encoding biosynthetic-type acetolactate synthase large subunit — MTGAVATLQALLAEGVDTIFGYPGGAIIPIYDALYDFKEQLNHVLVRHEQGGIHAAQGYARSSGKVGVVFATSGPGATNLVTGLADALIDSTPLVCITGQVFAHLLGTDAFQETDIINITTPITKWNYQVTNAEEIPEALAKAFYIARSGRPGPVLIDITKNAQQQKHDFAPYVPCTHIRSYRPVPIVRPEYIREAAAIINQAKRPFVLWGQGVILGKAEQEFKAFIEKSGIPAAWTILGAGALPTDHPLNVGMLGMHGNYGPNVLTNECDVLIAIGMRFDDRVTGRLDKYAKQAKVIHLDIDPTEIDKNVATTVPVWGDCKETLPLLTALVDAKLHPEWHERFRVHMEQEVDAVIREELFPTSEEMTMGEVIQQLNELTEGEAVIVTDVGQHQMVACRYAKLNKTRSNITSGGLGTMGFALPAAIGAKFGTPHRPVVAIIGDGGVQMTIQELGTIMQTGVDVKIIILNNRFLGMVRQWQELFNDRRYSFVDIASPDYVTVASGYGISGKRVEARAELKQSLQQMLEHPGSFLLEVMVSKENNIFPMVPQGCSVAEIRLR; from the coding sequence ATGACCGGCGCGGTGGCCACCTTACAGGCCCTGCTGGCGGAAGGCGTGGATACCATCTTCGGGTATCCGGGCGGGGCCATCATCCCGATTTACGATGCCCTCTACGACTTCAAAGAGCAGCTAAACCACGTGCTGGTGCGCCACGAGCAAGGCGGCATCCATGCGGCGCAAGGCTACGCGCGCTCTTCCGGCAAGGTAGGAGTGGTGTTTGCTACCTCCGGGCCGGGTGCTACCAACCTGGTAACAGGGTTGGCTGATGCGCTGATTGACAGCACGCCGCTGGTGTGCATCACGGGGCAGGTGTTCGCGCACTTGTTGGGCACCGATGCTTTCCAGGAAACCGACATCATCAACATCACTACCCCCATCACCAAGTGGAATTACCAGGTAACCAACGCCGAGGAAATCCCCGAGGCGCTGGCCAAGGCGTTCTACATTGCCCGCAGCGGCCGGCCCGGCCCGGTGCTGATTGACATCACCAAGAACGCACAGCAGCAGAAGCACGATTTCGCGCCGTACGTGCCCTGCACGCACATCCGTAGCTACCGCCCCGTGCCCATCGTGCGACCCGAATATATCCGCGAGGCCGCGGCGATTATCAACCAAGCCAAGCGCCCATTTGTGCTGTGGGGCCAGGGCGTGATATTGGGCAAGGCCGAGCAAGAGTTCAAAGCCTTTATCGAGAAAAGCGGCATTCCGGCCGCCTGGACCATCCTCGGGGCCGGTGCCTTGCCCACCGACCACCCCCTAAACGTGGGGATGCTCGGGATGCACGGCAACTATGGCCCCAACGTCCTCACCAACGAGTGCGACGTGCTGATTGCCATTGGTATGCGTTTCGACGACCGAGTAACCGGCCGCCTCGACAAGTACGCCAAGCAAGCCAAGGTCATCCACCTCGACATCGACCCCACCGAAATCGACAAGAACGTGGCTACCACGGTGCCCGTGTGGGGCGACTGCAAAGAGACGCTGCCGCTCCTCACCGCGCTGGTTGACGCCAAACTGCACCCCGAGTGGCACGAGCGGTTCCGGGTGCACATGGAGCAGGAAGTGGACGCCGTCATCCGTGAGGAACTGTTCCCGACCAGCGAGGAAATGACCATGGGCGAAGTCATCCAGCAACTCAACGAGCTGACGGAAGGCGAGGCCGTGATTGTAACCGATGTAGGCCAGCACCAGATGGTGGCCTGCCGCTACGCCAAGCTCAACAAAACCCGCAGCAACATCACCAGCGGCGGCCTCGGCACCATGGGTTTCGCGCTGCCGGCGGCCATCGGGGCCAAGTTCGGTACGCCGCACCGCCCGGTGGTGGCCATCATCGGCGACGGAGGCGTGCAGATGACCATTCAGGAACTCGGTACCATCATGCAAACCGGCGTCGACGTGAAAATCATCATCCTCAACAACCGCTTCCTCGGCATGGTGCGGCAGTGGCAGGAACTCTTCAACGACCGGCGCTACTCCTTCGTGGATATTGCCAGCCCCGACTACGTGACCGTAGCCAGTGGCTATGGCATCAGCGGCAAGCGGGTAGAAGCCCGCGCCGAACTGAAGCAGTCGCTGCAACAGATGCTGGAGCACCCCGGCTCTTTCCTGCTGGAAGTCATGGTATCGAAAGAGAACAACATCTTCCCCATGGTGCCCCAAGGGTGCAGCGTAGCCGAAATCCGGCTGCGGTAA
- the leuB gene encoding 3-isopropylmalate dehydrogenase, whose product MGMVSKKIAVLPGDGIGPEVCRQAVKVLQAVAERFGHRFEMRNHLMGACAIDATGDPLPEATLTACREADAVLLGAIGDPKYDNDPSAKVRPEQGLLRLRKSLGLYANIRPVTAYDVLLNHSPLKRERIQGTDMVIFRELTGGIYFGEKGRTADGTSAYDHCTYSRDEILRIAHLAFKAAAGRRQKLTLVDKANVLETSRLWREVVREMAAQYPEVEVDYLFVDNAAMQIILNPTQFDVILTENMFGDIISDEASVIAGSMGLLPSASVGAEVALFEPIHGSYPQAKGKGIANPIAAILSAAMLLEHLDLNTEAAMVREAVDEALHNGILTQELSPNAPYSTEEVGSYIAFWIADSNEKQWNKNNVEIGASTII is encoded by the coding sequence ATGGGCATGGTAAGCAAGAAAATAGCGGTATTGCCCGGCGACGGTATCGGGCCGGAGGTGTGTAGACAGGCGGTGAAGGTGCTACAGGCCGTAGCCGAGCGTTTCGGCCATCGGTTCGAGATGCGCAACCATCTGATGGGCGCGTGCGCCATCGATGCCACCGGCGACCCGCTGCCCGAAGCCACCCTCACTGCCTGCCGCGAGGCCGACGCCGTTCTGCTAGGTGCCATCGGCGACCCGAAATACGACAACGACCCCTCCGCCAAGGTGCGCCCCGAACAGGGTTTGCTGCGCCTGCGCAAGTCGTTGGGCTTGTACGCTAACATTCGCCCCGTAACGGCTTACGACGTGCTGCTGAACCACTCGCCCCTGAAGCGGGAGCGGATTCAGGGCACCGACATGGTCATCTTCCGCGAGCTAACCGGCGGCATCTACTTCGGGGAGAAAGGCCGCACCGCCGACGGTACCAGTGCCTACGACCACTGCACCTACAGCCGCGACGAGATTCTGCGCATCGCACACCTCGCCTTCAAAGCCGCTGCGGGCCGCCGCCAAAAGCTGACGCTGGTTGACAAGGCCAACGTGCTGGAAACCTCCCGGCTCTGGCGCGAAGTGGTCCGCGAAATGGCCGCCCAATACCCCGAGGTGGAGGTGGATTACCTGTTCGTGGACAACGCCGCCATGCAGATTATCCTGAACCCCACGCAGTTCGACGTGATTCTGACCGAGAACATGTTCGGCGACATCATTTCCGACGAAGCCTCCGTCATTGCCGGTTCGATGGGCTTGTTGCCCTCGGCTTCGGTAGGCGCGGAAGTGGCCTTGTTCGAGCCCATTCACGGTTCGTATCCGCAGGCGAAGGGCAAAGGCATTGCCAACCCCATTGCCGCTATTCTATCGGCCGCTATGTTGCTGGAGCACTTGGATTTGAACACGGAAGCCGCCATGGTGCGCGAGGCCGTGGACGAAGCCCTGCACAACGGCATCCTGACCCAAGAACTCAGCCCCAATGCTCCGTACAGCACTGAAGAAGTAGGCAGCTACATCGCCTTCTGGATTGCTGATTCCAACGAGAAGCAGTGGAACAAAAACAACGTGGAAATCGGCGCTAGCACGATTATCTAA
- a CDS encoding M28 family metallopeptidase yields MNSLRLLTLSAGFALAAPALAQQAAEKVDQAAIAKIKDEGFNRSKVMETAFYLTDVCGPRLAGSDGLKRAYDWTKTRLTQYGLTNANLEPWGEFGRGWDIEKSYVAMTAPYYHTMIGAPKAWTPSTSGTVKKQVVYVKATTEAELDKFKGQLRDKIVVTEVATPPKEGFEPDAKRYTDEELKTMAAGAAPARPAAAGTPATSEADRMATYRARLALRTKMGEMMMAEGAAAVLSTRGGSQGTFFTSNGAPYAPDAKPVLPEIEMSPEDQLRIIRLVEAGVPVEVEMETKTRFQTQDLKSYNVIAEIPGTDKKLKSEIVMLGGHLDSWHAATGATDNAAGCAVMMEAVRILKASGLKPRRTIRIALWSAEEQGLFGSRNYVKNHFADPATMKLLPEHEKLAAYFNLDNGGGKIRGIYQQSNEAVAPIFTAWLQPFADLGATTVTPRNTGGTDHLSFDAVGLPGFQFIQDPLDYGTRTHHTNQDTYDRLLPEDLKQASVVVASFVYHAATRDQKLPRKTLPTATAAAKPQ; encoded by the coding sequence ATGAACTCACTACGACTCCTCACTCTATCCGCTGGTTTTGCGCTGGCGGCTCCCGCGCTTGCCCAACAAGCTGCCGAAAAGGTAGATCAAGCTGCTATTGCCAAAATAAAGGATGAAGGTTTCAACCGCTCCAAGGTGATGGAAACGGCTTTCTACCTCACCGATGTGTGCGGCCCCCGCCTGGCAGGCTCCGACGGCTTGAAACGCGCCTACGACTGGACCAAAACCCGCCTCACCCAATATGGCCTTACCAATGCCAACCTGGAGCCGTGGGGCGAATTTGGCCGTGGCTGGGACATTGAAAAATCGTACGTAGCCATGACGGCGCCGTACTACCACACCATGATCGGGGCCCCCAAAGCCTGGACGCCCAGCACCAGCGGCACCGTGAAAAAGCAAGTGGTGTATGTGAAAGCCACCACCGAGGCGGAGCTAGACAAGTTTAAAGGCCAGCTGCGCGACAAAATAGTGGTGACGGAAGTGGCCACGCCCCCGAAAGAAGGATTCGAGCCCGACGCCAAACGCTACACCGACGAGGAGCTGAAGACAATGGCCGCTGGTGCCGCCCCCGCCCGCCCCGCTGCCGCTGGCACCCCAGCCACTTCCGAAGCTGACCGGATGGCCACTTACCGGGCCCGCCTAGCGCTGCGCACCAAGATGGGAGAGATGATGATGGCTGAAGGGGCCGCCGCCGTGCTAAGCACCCGTGGTGGTTCGCAAGGCACGTTCTTCACTTCGAACGGCGCGCCTTACGCCCCCGACGCCAAGCCCGTACTGCCCGAAATAGAAATGTCGCCCGAAGACCAGTTGCGTATCATTCGCTTGGTAGAGGCGGGTGTGCCGGTGGAAGTGGAGATGGAAACCAAAACCCGTTTCCAGACCCAGGACCTAAAAAGCTACAATGTTATAGCTGAAATTCCGGGCACCGACAAAAAGCTGAAAAGTGAAATCGTGATGCTGGGTGGCCACCTCGACTCCTGGCATGCTGCCACCGGCGCCACCGACAACGCCGCCGGGTGCGCCGTCATGATGGAGGCGGTTCGCATCCTGAAAGCCAGTGGCTTGAAGCCGCGCCGTACCATTCGAATTGCCTTGTGGAGTGCCGAAGAGCAGGGCTTGTTCGGCTCGCGCAACTACGTGAAAAACCACTTCGCCGACCCCGCTACCATGAAACTATTGCCCGAGCATGAGAAACTGGCGGCCTACTTCAACCTAGATAATGGTGGCGGCAAAATCCGCGGTATCTACCAGCAAAGCAACGAAGCCGTAGCGCCCATCTTCACCGCGTGGCTCCAGCCATTTGCCGACCTGGGTGCTACCACCGTCACGCCCCGCAACACCGGTGGCACCGACCACTTATCATTCGACGCAGTGGGGCTGCCCGGCTTCCAGTTCATTCAGGACCCACTCGACTACGGCACCCGCACCCACCACACCAACCAAGACACCTACGACCGGTTGCTGCCCGAAGACCTGAAACAGGCCTCCGTAGTAGTGGCTTCGTTTGTGTACCACGCTGCCACGCGCGACCAGAAACTGCCACGCAAGACCTTACCTACGGCTACCGCCGCAGCCAAGCCCCAGTAG
- a CDS encoding branched-chain amino acid transaminase, translated as MYFNPDTLAFVDGEFVKADQAQVSSYAQSLHYGYAVFEGIRSYATPAGTQIFKAKEHYERLQYSCKSVGLPLSYSIEEMTEITYRLLELNNLSDAYIRPLVYAGTPNMTLKHASTSNLMIAVWDWGKYLGDQCLRLSISPYQRPNPKAVPIEAKVSGHYVNSIIASSEARGRGFDEALLLDMNGFVAEGPGANFFFEKDGELFTAPPGSILRGITRNTIIDLAREAGIKVTEKFFTPDELQGATGAFFTGTAAEVIGITSIDDLVFSTPYQDTLGHVLAERYHALVTGQSVAHSQNLEVKA; from the coding sequence ATGTATTTCAATCCCGACACCCTCGCTTTTGTAGACGGCGAGTTCGTGAAAGCCGATCAAGCGCAGGTTAGCTCGTATGCGCAGTCGCTGCACTATGGCTATGCTGTTTTTGAAGGCATTCGGTCGTATGCTACACCGGCGGGCACGCAGATTTTCAAGGCCAAGGAGCACTACGAGCGGCTGCAATATTCCTGCAAGTCGGTGGGGTTGCCGCTGTCTTACTCCATCGAGGAGATGACGGAAATCACCTACCGGCTGCTCGAACTCAACAACCTGTCGGATGCCTACATCCGGCCGCTGGTGTACGCCGGCACGCCCAACATGACCCTCAAGCACGCCAGCACCAGCAACCTGATGATTGCCGTGTGGGATTGGGGCAAATACCTCGGCGACCAATGCCTGCGCCTCAGCATTTCGCCCTACCAGCGCCCCAACCCTAAGGCCGTGCCCATCGAGGCCAAAGTGTCGGGCCACTACGTCAACTCCATCATTGCCAGCTCGGAAGCCCGCGGCCGCGGCTTCGATGAAGCTTTGCTGCTGGACATGAACGGCTTCGTGGCCGAAGGACCCGGCGCCAACTTCTTCTTCGAGAAAGACGGTGAACTGTTCACCGCACCTCCCGGCAGCATCCTGCGCGGCATCACCCGCAACACCATCATCGATTTGGCCCGCGAAGCCGGCATCAAAGTCACCGAAAAGTTCTTCACCCCCGACGAGCTGCAAGGCGCAACCGGCGCCTTCTTCACCGGCACTGCTGCGGAAGTAATTGGCATCACTTCCATCGACGACTTGGTGTTCAGCACGCCTTACCAAGATACCCTCGGCCATGTGCTAGCCGAGCGCTACCACGCCCTAGTAACCGGCCAATCGGTAGCCCACAGCCAAAACCTTGAAGTGAAAGCCTAG
- the leuD gene encoding 3-isopropylmalate dehydratase small subunit: MEKFQTLHSSAVPLPLENIDTDQIIPARFLKATTREGFGENLFRDWRCNANGTPKPDFVLNDARYSGQILLAGKNFGCGSSREHAAWALYDAGFRLVISSYFADIFRGNALNTGLLPLQVTDAELSNLFALVEQNANTQFVVNLPEQTLHVPATNQTIHFDIDPYKKECLINGYDDIDFLVSQKQAIEAYEQSRTWAW; the protein is encoded by the coding sequence ATGGAAAAGTTTCAGACCCTACACTCCAGCGCGGTGCCGCTGCCACTCGAAAACATCGACACGGACCAGATTATTCCGGCCCGTTTCCTGAAAGCCACCACGAGGGAGGGCTTCGGCGAGAACCTGTTTCGTGACTGGCGCTGCAACGCCAACGGAACGCCGAAGCCCGACTTCGTGCTCAACGACGCGCGCTACAGCGGCCAGATTCTGTTGGCCGGCAAAAACTTCGGTTGCGGTTCCAGTCGGGAGCACGCCGCGTGGGCCCTGTATGATGCCGGTTTCCGGTTGGTGATTTCCAGCTACTTCGCCGACATCTTCCGCGGCAACGCCTTGAATACCGGCCTGTTGCCGCTGCAAGTAACCGACGCCGAACTAAGCAACCTGTTTGCCCTAGTGGAGCAGAACGCCAACACCCAATTTGTGGTGAACCTGCCCGAGCAGACCTTGCACGTGCCGGCCACCAACCAAACAATTCACTTCGATATCGACCCCTACAAGAAGGAATGCCTGATTAATGGGTACGACGACATCGATTTTCTAGTAAGTCAGAAACAGGCCATCGAAGCCTACGAACAAAGCAGAACATGGGCATGGTAA
- a CDS encoding DUF4468 domain-containing protein — MKTILLSFCLLAGSVAQAQLAPSKAPSAADSLLPQVTKQGVVQVPGVSRTALQNRAKTWFAAHFIDAENPLMLTNTAAGSLVGKGSTRVKWNAGAPGRSHRVWFVFTLEAQDGQYQYRLTDLPNQQDTLTLVQATHVVQKAPVVTVQPRPQKVVPKASRTSSVVKKQPAPILNPYAAAVQEQMGEIVKSLTTALATASEQDW, encoded by the coding sequence ATGAAAACCATCCTACTCTCGTTCTGTCTGCTTGCCGGCAGCGTGGCGCAGGCCCAGCTAGCCCCCAGCAAAGCACCATCAGCGGCGGATAGTCTTCTTCCGCAAGTAACCAAGCAAGGCGTCGTACAAGTGCCTGGTGTTTCCCGCACTGCCTTGCAAAACCGCGCCAAAACGTGGTTTGCCGCTCACTTCATCGACGCCGAAAATCCGCTGATGCTTACCAATACGGCGGCTGGTTCGCTGGTTGGCAAAGGCTCCACCCGCGTGAAGTGGAATGCTGGGGCGCCAGGCCGTAGCCACCGCGTTTGGTTTGTATTCACGCTCGAAGCCCAAGATGGCCAGTATCAGTACCGGCTCACTGACTTGCCCAACCAGCAAGATACGCTGACCTTGGTGCAAGCCACGCACGTTGTGCAGAAGGCACCCGTGGTAACGGTACAGCCACGTCCTCAAAAAGTCGTTCCGAAAGCCTCGAGAACTTCTTCTGTTGTCAAGAAGCAGCCTGCACCTATTTTGAATCCCTATGCCGCCGCTGTGCAGGAGCAAATGGGCGAAATAGTGAAGTCGTTGACGACGGCCTTGGCCACTGCCTCAGAACAAGACTGGTAA
- the ilvD gene encoding dihydroxy-acid dehydratase: MILNKYSRIYTQDDSLPASQAMLIGSGLSDEDLRKPFVGICSTGFEGNTCNMHLDGLADGVKLGVQAQGLVGLRFNTIGVSDGITNGTPGMRFSLVSREIIADSIEAMAGAHNYDAIATVVGCDKNMPGALIAMARLNRPSLMVYGGTIKGGHFKGQQLNIVSCFEAYGKKLQGQISDEDYKGIIHNACPGPGACGGMYTANTMASAIEVLGMSVPFSSSSPAVSTEKNQECLDTGVYLRRLLERDIKPRDILVREAFENALVMITVLGGSTNAVLHLIAIAHAAGVHLTMEDFQEVSNRVPVLADLKPSGKYLMEDLAALGGVPAVMRTLLDAGLLQGDLLTVTGQTLAENLADVKPLGAEQDLLRPLSNPIKADGHIQILYGNLAPKGAVAKITGKEGLRFEGPAVVFNSEEELNEGIVQGKIKAGNVVVIRYVGPKGGPGMPEMLKPTSAIIGAGLGDKVALITDGRFSGGTHGFVIGHVCPEAYDGGPIALVEDGDWVVLDASTNTMDVQLEPALLDLRRSQWQRPRPNATQGVLLKYIRTVSDASHGCITDLDESYVNERAISANPA, translated from the coding sequence ATGATTCTCAATAAGTACAGCCGCATCTACACCCAAGACGACAGCCTGCCGGCTTCCCAAGCCATGCTGATTGGCTCCGGTTTGTCGGACGAAGACTTGCGCAAGCCGTTCGTGGGCATCTGCTCCACCGGCTTCGAGGGCAACACCTGCAATATGCACCTCGACGGCCTGGCCGATGGGGTGAAGCTAGGCGTGCAGGCGCAGGGCTTGGTGGGGCTGCGGTTCAATACCATTGGGGTCAGCGACGGCATCACGAACGGTACGCCGGGCATGCGCTTCTCGCTGGTGTCGCGCGAAATCATTGCTGATTCCATTGAGGCCATGGCCGGCGCGCACAACTACGACGCCATTGCCACGGTGGTGGGCTGCGACAAGAACATGCCGGGTGCCCTGATTGCCATGGCGCGCCTGAACCGGCCTTCGCTGATGGTGTATGGCGGCACGATTAAGGGCGGCCACTTCAAGGGGCAGCAGCTCAACATCGTGTCGTGCTTCGAGGCGTACGGCAAGAAGCTGCAAGGGCAGATTTCTGATGAGGATTACAAAGGCATCATCCACAACGCCTGCCCTGGTCCGGGTGCTTGCGGGGGGATGTACACGGCCAATACCATGGCGTCGGCCATCGAGGTGTTGGGCATGAGCGTGCCGTTCTCATCGTCGTCGCCGGCGGTGAGTACCGAGAAAAACCAGGAGTGCCTGGATACCGGGGTGTACCTGCGGCGCCTGCTGGAGCGCGACATCAAGCCCCGCGACATTCTGGTGCGCGAGGCCTTCGAGAATGCGTTGGTGATGATTACGGTGCTCGGCGGCTCGACCAACGCAGTGCTGCACCTGATTGCCATTGCCCACGCGGCCGGCGTGCACCTCACCATGGAAGACTTCCAGGAAGTCAGCAACCGGGTGCCGGTGCTGGCCGACCTCAAGCCGAGCGGCAAGTACCTCATGGAAGACCTAGCGGCGCTAGGCGGCGTGCCCGCCGTGATGCGCACCCTGCTCGATGCCGGCCTGCTCCAAGGCGACCTGCTGACCGTAACCGGCCAAACGCTAGCCGAAAACCTAGCGGATGTGAAGCCGCTCGGTGCCGAGCAAGACCTGCTCCGTCCGCTCAGTAACCCCATCAAAGCCGACGGCCACATCCAGATTCTCTACGGCAACCTGGCCCCGAAAGGCGCCGTGGCCAAAATCACCGGCAAAGAAGGCTTGCGGTTTGAAGGGCCGGCTGTCGTGTTCAACTCCGAAGAAGAACTCAACGAGGGCATCGTGCAAGGCAAAATCAAGGCCGGCAACGTGGTGGTGATTCGCTACGTGGGGCCGAAAGGCGGACCCGGCATGCCGGAAATGCTGAAACCAACTTCCGCCATCATCGGCGCCGGCCTCGGCGACAAAGTGGCCTTGATTACCGACGGGCGGTTTTCGGGTGGCACGCACGGCTTCGTTATCGGCCACGTCTGCCCCGAGGCCTACGACGGTGGCCCGATTGCCCTGGTGGAAGATGGCGATTGGGTGGTGCTCGACGCCAGCACCAACACCATGGACGTGCAGCTAGAGCCCGCGCTGCTGGACTTGCGCCGCAGCCAGTGGCAACGTCCGCGCCCCAACGCCACGCAAGGAGTACTCCTCAAATATATCCGCACGGTCAGCGACGCCAGTCACGGCTGTATCACCGACTTAGACGAAAGCTATGTTAACGAACGAGCAATCAGCGCAAACCCTGCCTGA